Part of the Sandaracinaceae bacterium genome, CTTGCGCGCCGCGTCGTTCGCGCGGCCCTCGGCCAGCACGCGGGCCGGCGGCTCGCGCAAGTCCCACACCACGCCCACCCAGGAGAGGGCCTTGAGCACGTAGTAGGTGACGTCCACCTCCCACCAGTAGAAGCCCTGGCGGGTGGAGCTCTGATAGTGGTGGTGGTTGTTGTGCCAGCCCTCGCCAAGGGTGAGCAGCGCCAGCACCCAGTTGTTGCGGCTCTGGTCCGTGGTCTCGAAGCGGCGCTTGCCCGCCACGTGCGCCAGGGAGTTGATCAGGAAAGTGATGTGCCAGCAGAGCACCGTGCTGAGGAAGAACCCGATGAGCAGTCCCGGCCAGCCAGCGATCGCCGTGCAGCCCAAGGCCAGCAGCGTGGGGGGGACCAGGAAGTGCTCGTTCAGCCACACCAGCTCGGGGTACTTGGCGAAGTCCTTGATGCGGCTGTAGTCGGTGCCCGCCGTGTCGTCGAACAGCCAGCCCATGTGCGAGTACCAGAAGCCGTCCAGCACGGGGGAATGGAGATCGCCCTGCTGGTCGCTGAGCTTGTGATGGTTGCGGTGGTGCGCGCCCCACCACAGGGCGCCCTTCTGGGCGCTGCTCTGGGCGAGGAAGGCCAGCATGAACTGGAACACCCGGCTGGTCTTGTAGGTGCGGTGCGCGAAGTAGCGGTGGTAGCCCGCCGTGACGCCCCACATGCGCAGCACCAGCAGCCCGAAGCACAGCGCCCAGGCCTGCCACGTGACCCCTGTGAAGAACGCGCCGAGGACGACGACGTGGCACAGAGCGAAGGGGATCACCTCCACCATGGAGAGGTTGAGCCGCTTCTCGCGGCGGGGGGCGTCGGGGGTCGAGGGGGCCATGGGCGCACCCTATGTGTTCACAGGCGGAACCTCCATCACAACAACGCCTTGGTTTGTCATAGTTGTGTCATGAGCAGGTGCTATGCTCGGCGCCATGAGTGACGAAGACGCGCCGAAGCGCCTGCTCGTGGTCGAGGACGAGGCGCATCTGGCGGCGGGGTTGAAGCTCAACCTGGAGCTGGATGGCTACCAGGTGGACGTGGCCGGCAACGCCAAGCAGGCCGCCGAGAAGCTCATCCGCGTGGACCGCTACGATGCCATCGTGCTGGACGTCATGCTGCCGGACGTGAACGGCTTCGATCTCTGTCAGAAGCTGCGCGACGCGGGCAACTTCGTGCCGGTCATCATGCTCACGGCGCGCTCCTCGCCGGACGACCGCGTGCAGGGGCTGGAGGCCGGCGCCGACGACTACATGGTCAAGCCCTTCGAGCTGGCCGAGCTACTGGCCCGGGTGCGCTCGCTCTTGCGCCGCCGCAAGTGGGAGACCGACCGTGGCCTGCGCCCGGCCGACACCGCCACCCTGCAGTTCGGGCAGGTCAAGGTGGACTTCGACACCCACGAGGTCTCCATCGGGGAGGAGCCAGTCAAGCTCACCCAGCTGGAGCTGGACCTGCTGCGCTACTTCTCCGACAACCCTGGGCGCGTGCTCAGCCGCGACGAGCTGCTGGAGAACGTCTGGAAGCTGCGCAACTACAACAACACGCGCACCATCGACAACTTCATCTCCCGCCTGCGCCGGCGGTTCGAGCCCGACGGCAAGAACCCGGTGCACTTTCTGTCCATCCGCGGCGCGGGCTACAAGTTCGTCCCCGAGCCGTGAGGCGCTCGCCGCTCAGCGCGGGGGCTTGACCGGCAGGCGGACCTCGAACGTCGACCCGCGCCCCACCCCTTCGGACTCGGCGTGGATGCTCCCGCCCAGGTTGCGCACCAGCTGGGACACCACGAACAGGCCGAGCCCGGTGCCCTTGCGCGAGCGCACCTTCTCGTGCTCCACCCGATAGAAGCGGTGGAACACCCGCTTGAGCTCGGCGCGCGGGATGCCGATGCCCTCGTCGCGCACCGTCAGCGTCAGCGGCCGGTCGCCCCCGTCTGCCGCGAGCTGGGCGACCACGTGCACCCGCACGGGCTCGTTGCTGTACTTCACGGCGTTGTCCACCAGGTTGCGCGCCACCAGCAGCAGCGCGGGACGGTCGGTGGTCAGGCGCAGGGTCTCGGCCACGTCGACCGCGATGGCCTCGTTGGGCAGCCCGTGCCGCTTGCGGGCCGCGTCCGCCACCTCGTTCACCAGGTCCAGCACGGCGAACTCGCCCAGGTTGAGGATGGTGTCCCCGTCGTAGGCCAGGCGGCTCGAGTGCAGCACGTCGTCGATGAAGTCGTTCAGGCGGTCGACGTCGCCTCGCATCATCTCGTGCAGGCGCTCCACCTGGGACTCCGGCAGGTCGGGCCGAGCCAGTGTGTCGAGGCACAGGCGGATGGACGCGAGAGGCGACTTGAGCTCGTGCGTCACGCTGTCGATGAAGCTGTTCTGCCGGCGCACCTCGAGGATCTCGCGCGCCAGGAAGTAGCTCAGCAGCACCAGCACGCCGATGATGACCGTGAACGAGATGGCGCCCAGCACCAAGAGCCACACCTCGACGAAGATCTCCTGCTGCTCCGCGATCTTCTGCCCGAACAGCACCGTCCACCCCACCAGCAGCGCCGCCGAGAGGGGCACGGCGATGGCGCCCATGGTGATGGGCACCGAGATGGAGCGCAGACCGCGGCGACGCGCCATGCGGGCTCAGAGCACCGAGTCGATGCGGGCGGTGACGCTGTAGGCGCCGTGCACGCCGCCGTCGTCGTGCACCGTGAGGGTGCCGGCGGCCGTGTCGATGGACATGGCCGCGTCCACTCCGTCCTGAGCCGTCGTGGTGGGGTCGCTGCCCGAGATGCTCGGGGGCTGCTCGACGACGGTGCAGGTGAAGTAGCCCACGTCGGGCCCCCCGAACAGCAGCTGCCCGCCGCACACGACCTGCGCGCGGCACTGCACGCCGGTGGGGGAGTTCGCGTTGGCCTGCGCGGAGACCACGAAGTTGCAGTTGGTGCCCACGGGTACGGGTGCGTTGCCCGTCGCCATCGTGATGGTGGCGTTGACGGTGCGCGAGGGCAGCGCGCCGACGCTGGAGCTCCCGGGGCCCACCGGGGCGCCACCCGGTCCGACACCGGGGCCGCCCGCGAGCGCCTGCCCGCGGTTCATGGCGTAGAACACGAGCCCGCCGCTTCCGGCGCAGAGCAGCAGCAGCAGGAGCGCGCCGCACCCGACGAAGATCCACACGCCCGAGCCCTGGCCGGACGACGACCCCTCTGGGGGGGTGAACTGAGGTGACGGTTGCATGCGGCTGGTACCATAGCCCGTTCCCATGCCGACCCGCGACCGAATCGCGCACAGCTCCGTGCCCAGCACGCTCGAGGCCATCGGCGACGGCTGGACCCTGTCGCTGCTGTCGGCGCTGCTCAGTGGCCCGCGCCGCTTCGAGGAGCTGGCGGCGGGGCTGGGCATCCCACGCAGCACGCTGAGCACGCGGCTGCGCCACCTGGTCTCGCACGGACTGGTGGAGGCGCGGGCGTACCGCGAGCGTCCCACGCGCCACGCGTACGCGCTGAGCGCGGCGGGGGCAT contains:
- a CDS encoding HAMP domain-containing histidine kinase, which codes for MARRRGLRSISVPITMGAIAVPLSAALLVGWTVLFGQKIAEQQEIFVEVWLLVLGAISFTVIIGVLVLLSYFLAREILEVRRQNSFIDSVTHELKSPLASIRLCLDTLARPDLPESQVERLHEMMRGDVDRLNDFIDDVLHSSRLAYDGDTILNLGEFAVLDLVNEVADAARKRHGLPNEAIAVDVAETLRLTTDRPALLLVARNLVDNAVKYSNEPVRVHVVAQLAADGGDRPLTLTVRDEGIGIPRAELKRVFHRFYRVEHEKVRSRKGTGLGLFVVSQLVRNLGGSIHAESEGVGRGSTFEVRLPVKPPR
- a CDS encoding acyl-CoA desaturase, whose protein sequence is MVEVIPFALCHVVVLGAFFTGVTWQAWALCFGLLVLRMWGVTAGYHRYFAHRTYKTSRVFQFMLAFLAQSSAQKGALWWGAHHRNHHKLSDQQGDLHSPVLDGFWYSHMGWLFDDTAGTDYSRIKDFAKYPELVWLNEHFLVPPTLLALGCTAIAGWPGLLIGFFLSTVLCWHITFLINSLAHVAGKRRFETTDQSRNNWVLALLTLGEGWHNNHHHYQSSTRQGFYWWEVDVTYYVLKALSWVGVVWDLREPPARVLAEGRANDAARKAARRARRRGEPVVAVPSVVAAAELELDPVSAE
- a CDS encoding response regulator transcription factor; the encoded protein is MSDEDAPKRLLVVEDEAHLAAGLKLNLELDGYQVDVAGNAKQAAEKLIRVDRYDAIVLDVMLPDVNGFDLCQKLRDAGNFVPVIMLTARSSPDDRVQGLEAGADDYMVKPFELAELLARVRSLLRRRKWETDRGLRPADTATLQFGQVKVDFDTHEVSIGEEPVKLTQLELDLLRYFSDNPGRVLSRDELLENVWKLRNYNNTRTIDNFISRLRRRFEPDGKNPVHFLSIRGAGYKFVPEP